One Marinibacterium anthonyi genomic region harbors:
- the atsA_2 gene encoding Arylsulfatase precursor, with protein MFRMTYLAVPLSVLGLAAPALAQEQTERPNILVIWGDDIGWQNVSAYGMGTMGYTTPNIDRIAEEGIRFTDHYAQPSCTAGRAAFITGQYPIRSGMTTVGQPGSPLGLQAASPTLAEELKQVGYRTGHFGKNHLGDRNEHLPTVHGFDEFFGNLYHLNTQEEAEQRDYQNFGTAFSGSLEEYEAQFGTRGVIHSFASETDDPTEQPRFGKIGKQTIEDTGPLTQERMKNFDAGEVIPLAEDFMHSANEAGEPFFVWLNTSRMHLYTRLNDEWRYAAEQYTSEADYHGSGMLQHDHDVGLVLDWLEAQGLADNTIVWYSTDNGPEHSSWPHGATTPFRGEKMTTYEGGVRVISMLRWPGHLPEGETLNGIQSHQDMFTSFATAAGIEDVAAEVMEEKQQYIDGVNNLPYWTGEQDHSNRDHIFYYYEGLLAAVRMGPWKFHFITREDYYGDVIAHSMPRVFNLRMDPFESYDTTDAYGHLVQKVSWLFQPMNVLLAQHLQTLADYPPVQGGASFDMSNVVEDFLSKSLQ; from the coding sequence ATGTTCAGAATGACTTATCTGGCCGTTCCGCTTAGTGTCCTGGGGCTGGCCGCGCCCGCCTTGGCACAGGAACAAACCGAGCGGCCCAATATCCTTGTCATCTGGGGGGATGACATCGGGTGGCAGAACGTGTCCGCGTACGGGATGGGAACGATGGGCTATACCACGCCCAACATCGACCGCATCGCCGAAGAAGGCATCCGCTTTACCGACCACTACGCGCAGCCGTCCTGCACCGCGGGACGCGCCGCCTTCATCACCGGGCAATACCCGATCCGGTCGGGCATGACGACGGTGGGCCAGCCGGGATCGCCGCTGGGCCTGCAGGCCGCGTCACCCACGCTGGCCGAGGAACTGAAGCAGGTCGGTTACCGCACCGGGCATTTTGGCAAGAACCACCTGGGCGACCGCAACGAACACCTGCCCACCGTGCACGGGTTCGACGAATTCTTCGGCAACCTCTATCACCTGAACACCCAGGAAGAGGCCGAACAGCGGGATTACCAGAACTTCGGCACGGCGTTTTCCGGCTCGCTGGAGGAATACGAGGCCCAGTTCGGCACGCGCGGCGTGATCCATTCCTTCGCCTCGGAAACCGACGACCCGACCGAACAGCCGCGTTTCGGCAAGATCGGCAAGCAGACGATCGAGGACACCGGGCCGCTGACCCAGGAGCGGATGAAGAATTTCGACGCGGGCGAGGTCATCCCGCTGGCCGAGGACTTCATGCACAGTGCCAACGAGGCCGGCGAGCCGTTCTTTGTCTGGCTCAACACCAGCCGGATGCACCTGTACACCCGCCTGAACGACGAATGGCGCTATGCCGCCGAACAATACACGTCAGAGGCCGATTACCACGGTTCGGGCATGCTGCAGCATGACCACGATGTCGGCCTGGTGCTCGACTGGCTCGAAGCGCAGGGCCTCGCCGACAATACCATCGTCTGGTATTCGACCGACAACGGGCCGGAACATTCGTCCTGGCCGCATGGCGCCACCACGCCCTTCCGGGGCGAAAAGATGACCACCTACGAAGGCGGCGTGCGCGTGATCTCGATGCTGCGCTGGCCCGGTCACCTGCCCGAGGGCGAAACCCTGAACGGCATCCAGAGCCACCAGGACATGTTCACCTCGTTCGCGACCGCCGCCGGAATCGAAGACGTGGCGGCCGAAGTCATGGAAGAGAAACAGCAATACATCGACGGGGTGAACAACCTGCCCTACTGGACTGGCGAGCAGGATCATTCCAACCGCGACCATATCTTCTACTACTACGAAGGCCTGCTGGCCGCCGTGCGGATGGGCCCGTGGAAATTCCACTTCATCACGCGCGAGGATTACTATGGCGATGTCATCGCCCATTCGATGCCGCGGGTGTTCAACCTGCGGATGGATCCGTTCGAAAGCTATGACACCACCGATGCCTATGGCCACCTGGTGCAGAAGGTGTCGTGGCTGTTCCAGCCGATGAACGTGCTGCTGGCCCAGCACTTGCAGACCCTGGCCGACTATCCACCGGTGCAGGGCGGCGCGTCCTTCGACATGTCGAACGTGGTCGAAGATTTCCTGTCGAAGTCGCTGCAATAA
- the ydcV_2 gene encoding Inner membrane ABC-transporter permease protein YdcV translates to MMRTARGRPASFYILAALMAALLVFLYAPMACVYILSFQGSEGGMSFPMVGWSTHWFQVLFEGTGGQGIGDVPNSFRRSVRLAACVSILSTLVAVSAGMAYRRKFPGSNFVFYSAIASMVLPSIFIGFGIALTFNLLGWQVNWFTSGIGAQLTWSLPFGLLIMFIVLGRFNPAYEEAATDLGANSSQRFRMIILPIILPGVIGIFVSSITSSYEENARTQLNVGLGNTMPMEITGLLTGASTPVLFAIGTLTSFAMFTLILGAVGLMTVMAKRRANRPDA, encoded by the coding sequence ATGATGCGCACCGCCCGCGGCCGCCCCGCTTCCTTCTACATCCTCGCCGCCCTGATGGCCGCCCTGCTGGTCTTTCTCTACGCGCCGATGGCCTGCGTCTACATCCTGTCGTTCCAGGGCTCCGAAGGCGGCATGTCCTTCCCGATGGTCGGCTGGTCGACCCACTGGTTCCAGGTGTTGTTCGAAGGCACCGGCGGGCAGGGGATCGGCGACGTGCCCAACAGTTTCCGCCGCTCGGTCCGGCTGGCGGCCTGCGTGTCGATCCTGTCGACGCTCGTCGCGGTGTCGGCGGGCATGGCGTATCGGCGCAAGTTCCCGGGGTCGAATTTCGTCTTCTATTCGGCCATCGCGTCGATGGTGCTGCCGTCGATCTTCATCGGCTTCGGCATCGCGCTGACATTCAACCTGCTGGGCTGGCAGGTGAACTGGTTCACCTCCGGTATCGGCGCCCAACTGACCTGGTCGCTGCCCTTCGGGTTGCTGATCATGTTCATCGTGCTGGGCCGCTTCAACCCGGCCTACGAGGAAGCCGCGACCGACCTGGGCGCCAATTCGTCCCAGCGGTTCCGCATGATCATCCTGCCGATCATCCTGCCCGGCGTCATCGGGATCTTCGTGTCCTCGATCACCTCGTCGTACGAGGAAAACGCCCGCACCCAGCTGAACGTCGGCCTGGGCAACACCATGCCGATGGAGATCACCGGCCTGCTGACCGGCGCGTCCACCCCCGTCCTGTTCGCCATCGGCACGCTGACGTCCTTTGCCATGTTCACCCTGATCCTGGGCGCCGTGGGCCTGATGACCGTGATGGCCAAACGCCGCGCGAACCGTCCCGATGCCTGA
- a CDS encoding enterobactin exporter EntS: protein MDAQLSGAGVHVARVDRALHVPGFRRYFIGSVISVPGNWMQMTAQAWLVLDMTGSPMALAWVTTLQFLPIMLFSLLGGAVADRFPRRKLLMGTQVIGAIQAATLAAIVAMGAVQMWHILALASILGCITAIDQPVRQAFVADLVPLSALPNGIALGAMSMNIGRVLGPALGGLVLAASGPPAAFALNAVTFLVFAAALTRIRPDHIAPHPARPKASLLADVREGLSFALTTPALQVLLVATGFIGLFGQNFSTMVPLVAELIVHATKAQFGLLNSCLGIGSFLAALTLTRAGKPRPARILMAGFAFGLLLIAIARTETLWLSCALFLAVGFCAVVFSTSVQTSLQLLTPVHMRGRLASMVTLLIVGSSPIGALLTGLVAEQVAVWLAVALNGVMCMAGIALAGRQALALGRRGRLPKGWARAETGPNL, encoded by the coding sequence ATGGATGCTCAATTGTCGGGGGCCGGGGTCCACGTTGCGCGCGTGGACCGGGCCCTGCACGTGCCGGGATTCCGGCGCTATTTCATCGGGTCGGTGATCTCGGTTCCGGGCAACTGGATGCAGATGACCGCGCAGGCCTGGCTGGTTCTGGACATGACCGGGTCGCCCATGGCGCTGGCCTGGGTCACCACGCTGCAATTCCTGCCGATCATGCTGTTTTCGCTGCTGGGCGGCGCCGTGGCCGACCGGTTTCCGCGCCGCAAGCTGCTGATGGGCACGCAGGTCATCGGCGCCATCCAGGCCGCGACACTGGCCGCCATCGTCGCCATGGGCGCGGTGCAGATGTGGCATATCCTGGCGCTGGCCTCGATCCTGGGCTGCATCACCGCCATCGACCAGCCGGTGCGCCAGGCCTTCGTCGCCGACCTTGTACCGCTGTCGGCCCTGCCCAACGGTATCGCGCTTGGCGCCATGTCGATGAACATCGGCCGCGTGCTGGGCCCGGCGCTTGGCGGGCTGGTGCTGGCCGCCTCGGGCCCGCCCGCGGCCTTCGCGCTGAACGCCGTCACCTTCCTGGTCTTCGCCGCCGCGCTGACCCGCATCCGCCCCGACCATATCGCCCCCCATCCCGCCCGGCCCAAGGCGTCGCTTCTGGCGGATGTGCGCGAAGGGCTGTCCTTTGCCCTGACCACGCCCGCGCTGCAGGTGCTGCTGGTGGCGACCGGGTTCATCGGGCTGTTCGGGCAGAACTTTTCCACCATGGTGCCGCTGGTGGCCGAACTGATCGTGCACGCCACCAAGGCCCAGTTCGGGTTGCTGAATTCCTGCCTTGGCATCGGGTCGTTCCTGGCCGCGCTGACCCTGACCCGCGCGGGCAAGCCGCGCCCGGCCCGCATCCTGATGGCCGGCTTCGCCTTCGGCCTCCTGCTGATCGCCATCGCGCGCACCGAAACGTTGTGGCTGTCCTGCGCGCTGTTCCTGGCGGTGGGTTTTTGCGCGGTGGTGTTTTCCACCTCGGTCCAGACCTCGCTGCAGCTTCTGACACCCGTACATATGCGCGGACGGCTGGCGTCCATGGTCACCCTGCTGATCGTCGGGTCCTCGCCGATCGGGGCGCTGCTGACCGGGCTTGTCGCCGAACAGGTCGCCGTCTGGCTTGCCGTGGCCCTGAATGGCGTCATGTGCATGGCGGGAATCGCCCTGGCCGGACGCCAGGCGCTGGCGCTGGGACGCCGCGGGCGGCTGCCGAAAGGCTGGGCGCGCGCGGAAACAGGTCCAAATTTATGA
- a CDS encoding N-carbamoyl-D-amino acid hydrolase yields MASPNFRAAALQLGPAGSTIARTTTRILDLIDEAAADKVTLAVLPELALTPYFAAVVREDLTAFTSVPENQVAVDAISARAASHGMAIVIPYAEQTNEGLFNSMVFYDGKGAYRGKFRKVHIPGKTDPDPGKRITIMEKRYFERGDLPFDAFDMGDVKAGGMICYDRRFPESYRSLTINGADLYCVGYNTPVMDGGTLKQARRASELAICGGAYSNATHAIAAGKAGVEDGTRFIGGSFVCGPDGMILNRAKTQGDEVVAADIDMEKQASLRARWDFDTNRRPDAYSLTA; encoded by the coding sequence ATGGCATCCCCCAACTTTCGCGCCGCAGCGCTGCAACTTGGCCCCGCGGGCAGCACCATTGCCCGCACCACCACCCGCATCCTCGACCTGATCGACGAGGCCGCGGCCGACAAGGTCACCCTGGCCGTCCTGCCGGAACTGGCGCTGACGCCCTATTTCGCCGCCGTGGTGCGCGAGGATCTGACCGCCTTCACCTCGGTCCCGGAAAACCAGGTCGCGGTCGACGCCATTTCCGCCCGCGCCGCCAGCCACGGCATGGCCATCGTGATCCCCTATGCCGAACAGACCAACGAGGGCCTGTTCAATTCCATGGTCTTCTACGACGGCAAGGGCGCCTATCGGGGCAAGTTCCGCAAGGTCCACATCCCGGGCAAGACCGATCCCGATCCGGGCAAGCGCATCACCATCATGGAAAAGCGGTACTTTGAACGCGGCGACCTGCCGTTCGATGCCTTCGACATGGGCGACGTAAAGGCCGGCGGGATGATCTGCTATGACCGGCGGTTCCCGGAAAGTTACCGGTCGCTGACGATCAACGGCGCGGATCTGTACTGCGTGGGCTACAACACGCCGGTGATGGACGGCGGCACCCTGAAACAGGCCCGCCGCGCGTCCGAACTTGCCATATGCGGCGGCGCCTATTCCAACGCGACCCACGCCATCGCCGCCGGCAAGGCCGGTGTCGAAGACGGCACGCGGTTCATCGGCGGCAGCTTCGTCTGCGGGCCCGACGGGATGATCCTGAACCGGGCCAAGACCCAGGGCGACGAGGTCGTCGCCGCCGATATCGACATGGAGAAACAGGCCAGCCTGCGCGCCCGCTGGGATTTCGACACCAACCGCCGGCCCGACGCCTATTCGCTGACCGCCTGA
- the potB_2 gene encoding Spermidine/putrescine transport system permease protein PotB, with amino-acid sequence MRVPPRVASWLQVAPMAFVFTAMVLIPLTIIFIVSFLDYDFARVFPEIYWGSWQDALTSRLTLDLYTQVFKFLIITWCVTFVVGFSLAYFLVFHLESNAWRMGLLAAAAIPFWTPGPIRMVSWVPLLGKEGLVNKALMGMGITDAPLDWLLYSEFAVILAYCNLLTLAMLGPITHSMAKIPRSLIQAAQDSGAREWQIIRDVILPLAKPGIAIGTIFIITAVLGDFFMIKIMSGGQINTPANAIATELAAFQYPPAAAKSVVLLVVVVFLISMLLRFVDIRKELQR; translated from the coding sequence ATGCGCGTTCCTCCCCGCGTCGCCTCCTGGCTTCAGGTCGCCCCGATGGCCTTCGTCTTCACCGCCATGGTGCTGATCCCGCTGACGATCATCTTCATCGTCAGCTTTCTCGATTACGATTTCGCAAGGGTCTTCCCCGAAATCTACTGGGGCAGCTGGCAGGACGCGCTGACCTCTCGGCTGACGCTGGACCTGTACACACAGGTGTTCAAGTTCCTGATCATCACCTGGTGCGTGACCTTCGTGGTGGGCTTTTCGCTGGCCTATTTCCTGGTGTTCCACCTGGAATCGAACGCCTGGCGCATGGGCCTTCTGGCCGCCGCCGCCATCCCGTTCTGGACGCCGGGGCCGATCCGGATGGTCAGCTGGGTGCCGCTGCTGGGCAAGGAAGGGCTGGTGAACAAGGCGCTGATGGGGATGGGGATCACCGATGCGCCGCTGGACTGGCTGCTGTATTCCGAATTTGCCGTGATCCTGGCCTATTGCAACCTGCTGACGCTGGCGATGCTGGGCCCGATCACCCATTCCATGGCCAAGATCCCGCGGTCCCTGATCCAGGCTGCCCAGGACAGCGGCGCGCGCGAATGGCAGATCATCCGCGACGTGATCCTGCCGCTGGCCAAGCCGGGCATCGCGATCGGCACGATCTTCATCATCACGGCGGTGCTGGGCGATTTCTTCATGATCAAGATCATGTCGGGCGGCCAGATCAACACGCCCGCCAACGCCATCGCCACCGAACTTGCCGCCTTCCAGTACCCGCCCGCCGCCGCAAAGTCGGTCGTGCTGCTGGTGGTCGTCGTCTTCCTGATCTCCATGCTGCTGCGCTTCGTGGACATCCGCAAGGAACTGCAAAGGTAA
- the ydhP_1 gene encoding Inner membrane transport protein YdhP: MSLDPRQGRLAILSFAIGAFAIGTSEFAAMGLLPYYANDLGVTDPVAGHAISAYAIGVVIGAPVLAVMGAKLPRKSFLMMLMAGFVAAHVLGALAPNINALIATRFLAGLPHGAFLGVAMLTVADMMPKGKRAAGVAKVLLGLTIANVVGVPSAGALGQAIGWRSLFVIVALIALASVVMMGRFAPKVAVAEGASPLRELGALKNRAVWLTLLVGAVGFGGVFAVYSYLSAAMIDAANAPAWAIPLALSTFGIGCTLGNIYAGRLASWSQFGATLILLVGMIVSSVFYALVMGNWPLMALGIFVLGTTAGLVIPLQMRLMDVAGDAQTLAAALNHAAFNFANALGPFLAGIALSAGYGWSATGWVGAALSVGGIVVLAVAWAEANRKPRGPGVDPIPAE; this comes from the coding sequence ATGTCGCTCGACCCACGCCAGGGCCGTCTGGCCATCCTGTCCTTTGCCATCGGTGCCTTTGCCATCGGCACGTCGGAATTCGCGGCGATGGGGCTTCTGCCATATTACGCCAACGATCTGGGCGTCACCGATCCCGTCGCGGGCCACGCCATCAGCGCCTATGCCATCGGCGTCGTCATCGGCGCGCCGGTGCTGGCCGTGATGGGCGCGAAACTGCCCCGCAAATCCTTCCTGATGATGCTGATGGCGGGCTTTGTCGCCGCCCACGTGCTGGGCGCGCTGGCGCCCAATATCAACGCGCTCATCGCCACCCGCTTCCTGGCCGGCCTGCCCCATGGCGCCTTCCTGGGGGTCGCCATGCTGACCGTCGCCGACATGATGCCCAAGGGCAAGCGCGCCGCCGGGGTGGCCAAGGTGCTGCTGGGCCTGACCATCGCCAACGTGGTCGGCGTGCCCTCGGCCGGGGCGCTTGGCCAGGCCATCGGCTGGCGCAGCCTGTTCGTCATCGTGGCGCTCATCGCGCTGGCTTCGGTCGTGATGATGGGCCGCTTCGCGCCCAAGGTAGCCGTGGCCGAAGGCGCATCGCCCCTGCGCGAGCTGGGGGCGTTGAAGAACCGGGCGGTCTGGCTGACGTTGCTGGTGGGCGCGGTGGGCTTTGGCGGGGTCTTTGCCGTCTACAGCTACCTGTCGGCCGCGATGATCGACGCCGCCAACGCTCCGGCCTGGGCGATCCCGCTGGCGCTGTCGACCTTTGGCATCGGCTGCACGCTGGGCAATATCTATGCCGGGCGCCTGGCGTCCTGGTCGCAGTTCGGCGCGACGCTGATCCTGCTGGTGGGCATGATCGTCAGTTCGGTCTTCTACGCGCTGGTCATGGGCAACTGGCCGCTGATGGCCCTTGGCATCTTTGTCCTGGGCACCACCGCGGGCCTGGTGATCCCGCTGCAGATGCGCCTGATGGACGTGGCCGGCGATGCGCAGACACTGGCCGCCGCGCTGAACCACGCGGCCTTCAACTTTGCCAATGCGCTGGGGCCGTTCCTGGCGGGCATCGCCCTGTCGGCGGGCTACGGCTGGTCGGCCACCGGCTGGGTCGGCGCGGCCCTGTCGGTTGGCGGCATCGTCGTGCTGGCCGTCGCCTGGGCCGAGGCCAACCGCAAGCCGCGCGGACCCGGGGTCGACCCGATCCCGGCGGAATGA
- a CDS encoding N-carbamoylsarcosine amidase, producing the protein MERVWEKFLTEDDKKVVAKRKLRDASGPGDNVALLLIDMQVTAMGDDMPIHDQLDRYPGACGPHAWKSIPVQQRLLAAARAMDMPVIYSKHVFHGYTGMARSRDGVFAATDPRSEIPAEVAMMPGDILVEKQTPSCFAFTNLHLILRELGVDGLLVVGNSTSGCVRATCVDGQAMGYKMNVIEEGVFDRIEMSHAAALFDMQFKICNVIDEAKALQIIGAPAPAALAGE; encoded by the coding sequence ATGGAACGAGTCTGGGAGAAATTTCTCACCGAGGACGACAAGAAAGTCGTCGCCAAGCGCAAGCTGCGCGACGCCTCGGGGCCCGGCGACAATGTCGCGCTGCTGCTGATCGACATGCAGGTCACCGCCATGGGCGACGACATGCCGATCCATGATCAGCTTGACCGTTACCCCGGCGCCTGCGGCCCGCACGCCTGGAAATCCATCCCCGTGCAACAACGCCTGCTGGCCGCCGCCCGCGCCATGGACATGCCGGTGATCTATTCCAAGCACGTCTTTCACGGCTACACCGGGATGGCCCGGTCCAGGGACGGCGTCTTTGCCGCCACCGATCCCCGGTCCGAGATCCCCGCCGAAGTCGCCATGATGCCCGGCGACATCCTGGTCGAAAAGCAGACGCCGTCGTGCTTTGCCTTCACCAACCTGCACCTGATCCTGCGCGAACTGGGCGTCGACGGGCTGCTGGTGGTGGGCAATTCCACATCGGGCTGCGTGCGCGCGACCTGTGTCGACGGGCAGGCCATGGGCTACAAGATGAACGTGATCGAAGAAGGCGTCTTCGACCGGATCGAGATGTCGCATGCGGCCGCCCTTTTCGACATGCAGTTCAAGATCTGCAACGTCATCGACGAAGCCAAGGCCCTGCAGATCATCGGCGCGCCGGCCCCGGCCGCCCTTGCCGGCGAATGA
- the potA_2 gene encoding Spermidine/putrescine import ATP-binding protein PotA, translated as MQLKKARDIDESTLTGRPKIRQVTQGHRFDLELVRVTKSYNSKTVAVDDISLRIPRSSYCCLLGPSGCGKSTTLRMLAGHEEVTDGAILIQDTEITRLPPVDRGTSMMFQDYALFPHLSALDNVAFSLKVRKVPKAERDKQAREYLELVQMDHLANRLPNQLSGGQQQRVALARSLITRPKVLLLDEPLSALDPFLRTRMRAELKRIQKELGITFVHVTHSQEEAMALSDMMVVMNDAKIMQAAPAREVFETPANAFVAKFIGGHNVLTSAGREVSVRSDQCRLGALPGMRTAKGEVTMVEYHGPFVQVSMTSEGGEDLTAMMTDKEYFAGAPEIGDAIAISWDPSAEHVLS; from the coding sequence ATGCAACTGAAAAAGGCCCGAGACATCGACGAGTCCACGCTGACCGGCCGCCCGAAGATCCGCCAGGTGACCCAGGGACATCGCTTCGACCTGGAACTGGTGCGCGTCACCAAGTCCTACAATTCCAAGACCGTGGCGGTCGACGATATCTCGCTGCGCATTCCGCGGTCGTCCTATTGCTGCCTGCTGGGGCCTTCGGGCTGCGGCAAGTCCACGACGCTTCGCATGCTGGCGGGCCATGAAGAGGTCACCGACGGCGCGATCCTGATCCAGGATACCGAGATCACCAGGCTGCCCCCGGTGGACCGGGGCACGTCGATGATGTTCCAGGATTACGCGCTGTTCCCGCACCTGTCGGCGCTGGACAACGTGGCGTTTTCGCTGAAGGTCCGGAAGGTGCCCAAGGCCGAGCGCGACAAGCAGGCGCGCGAATACCTGGAACTGGTGCAGATGGACCACCTGGCCAACCGCCTGCCCAACCAGCTGTCGGGCGGCCAGCAGCAGCGGGTCGCGCTGGCCCGGTCGCTGATCACGCGGCCCAAGGTCCTGTTGCTGGACGAACCGCTGTCCGCGCTCGACCCGTTCCTGCGGACCCGGATGCGGGCGGAGCTGAAGCGGATCCAGAAGGAACTGGGGATCACCTTTGTGCATGTCACGCACAGCCAGGAAGAAGCCATGGCGTTGTCGGACATGATGGTGGTGATGAACGACGCGAAGATCATGCAGGCCGCGCCCGCGCGCGAGGTGTTCGAGACGCCGGCCAATGCCTTTGTGGCCAAGTTCATCGGCGGCCACAACGTGCTGACCAGCGCCGGGCGCGAAGTGTCGGTGCGGTCGGATCAATGCCGCCTGGGCGCGCTGCCGGGGATGCGCACGGCCAAGGGTGAGGTCACGATGGTCGAATACCACGGGCCATTCGTGCAGGTTTCGATGACCAGCGAGGGTGGAGAGGACCTGACGGCGATGATGACCGACAAGGAATATTTCGCGGGCGCGCCCGAGATCGGCGATGCGATCGCGATCTCGTGGGACCCCAGCGCGGAACATGTGCTGAGCTGA
- a CDS encoding putative membrane protein has translation MRQTRDRIRHAVLFELIALILSIPLGNLIFGVEPAHFGVVALVSSTIAMGWTYLFNLGFDHAALRLRGTPAKTPVLRIVHVVLFEAGLLVLLVPFIAWYLRIPLARAFMMDLSLTGFYAAYALAFNWAYDLVFPVEPDKRPA, from the coding sequence ATGAGACAAACGCGCGACCGGATCCGCCATGCGGTGCTGTTCGAACTGATCGCCCTGATCCTGTCGATCCCGCTGGGCAACCTGATCTTCGGGGTCGAACCCGCGCATTTCGGGGTCGTTGCGCTGGTCAGCAGCACCATCGCGATGGGCTGGACCTACCTGTTCAACCTTGGGTTTGATCACGCCGCGCTGCGCCTGCGCGGGACCCCGGCCAAGACGCCGGTGCTGCGCATCGTCCATGTGGTCCTGTTCGAGGCCGGGCTGCTGGTCCTGCTGGTCCCGTTCATCGCCTGGTACCTGCGCATCCCGCTGGCCCGGGCGTTCATGATGGATCTGTCGCTGACAGGGTTCTACGCAGCCTATGCGCTGGCCTTCAACTGGGCCTACGACCTGGTCTTTCCGGTAGAGCCCGACAAGCGCCCGGCCTGA
- the gcvA_1 gene encoding Gcv operon activator codes for MRKRVPLNAIRAFEATARNGSVAKAADELCVTPTAVSHQIRLLEEFLETRLFVRKNSRIELTPESSATVADISNALDLINNAMLALQPNHDVRSKLSVAASASVASLWLMPRLSEFFSLAPDVDVAVRAFMSRREGEATEADLRICNWRSNLDMQVEPLLEEEIMPVTTPDLAARYDNNAREILAHAPLIHVDRAQDGLEGTYPDWARYLREYGISRDDVTHGPRFNQASPSIEAARSGVGVILGRSILIERALDRGELVPVAESYPIRSPYYLLSPWKVGRDNVIERFKEWLFEKVNGPRLSAA; via the coding sequence ATGAGAAAGCGAGTACCGCTGAATGCCATCCGCGCCTTCGAGGCGACGGCCCGCAACGGCAGTGTCGCCAAGGCCGCGGACGAACTCTGCGTGACCCCAACCGCCGTCAGCCACCAGATCCGGCTGCTTGAGGAATTCCTCGAAACCCGGCTGTTCGTGCGCAAGAACAGCCGGATCGAACTGACCCCGGAATCCAGCGCAACCGTCGCCGACATCTCGAACGCGCTGGACCTGATCAACAACGCGATGCTGGCCCTGCAGCCCAACCACGATGTCCGTTCCAAGCTGTCGGTCGCGGCCTCGGCGTCGGTCGCGTCGCTGTGGCTGATGCCGCGCCTGTCGGAATTCTTCAGCCTGGCGCCGGACGTGGACGTCGCCGTGCGCGCCTTCATGTCCCGCCGCGAGGGCGAGGCGACAGAGGCCGATCTACGCATCTGCAACTGGCGATCCAACCTCGACATGCAGGTGGAACCGCTGCTGGAAGAAGAGATCATGCCGGTCACCACGCCCGACCTGGCCGCCCGCTACGACAACAACGCGCGCGAGATCCTGGCCCATGCGCCCCTGATCCACGTTGACCGGGCGCAGGACGGGCTGGAAGGCACCTATCCCGACTGGGCCCGCTACCTGCGCGAATACGGCATTTCCCGCGATGACGTGACCCACGGGCCGCGCTTCAACCAGGCCAGCCCCTCGATCGAGGCGGCGCGGTCCGGGGTGGGCGTGATCCTGGGCCGGTCGATCCTGATCGAACGGGCGCTGGATCGCGGCGAACTGGTGCCGGTGGCCGAAAGCTATCCGATCCGCAGCCCCTACTACCTGCTGTCGCCCTGGAAGGTCGGGCGCGACAACGTGATCGAACGGTTCAAGGAATGGCTGTTCGAGAAGGTCAACGGCCCCCGTCTTAGCGCCGCCTAA